DNA from Amorphoplanes friuliensis DSM 7358:
GCAGGGCGAGCGGCAGATCGCCGCCCACCCGCGCGGTCTGTGGCGCCGTCACCACGACGTCGGCCCCGGCCAGCCGGCCCGGGGGCAGGTGCGAGCGCAGGCCCGATTCGGAGATCACCCCGGTCGCGGTCACCAGCGCGGCGCCACCCAGCACCGCACACGCCACGGCCAGCAGTGCCGTGATCCGCTGGGCGGCCATCTTCATCGCGAGCCGCACCATCACCGTGCTCCGAGCGTGACGAGCCGCGCGGCCAGGTCGGCGGCGGTCGGGCGGGGGAGGACGTCGACGATCCGGCCGTCGGCCATGACGACCGCCTGGTGCGCCCGGGCTGCGGCGGCCGGGTCGTGCGTCACCATGACCACGGTCTGGCGGAACTCGTCCACCAGGTCCCGCAGCAGTCCCAGCACCTCGTGGGCGCTGCGCAGGTCGAGCGCGCCGGTCGGCTCGTCGGCGAAGACCACGGCCGGACGGGTCACCAGCGCCCGCGCGATCGCCGCGCGCTGCTGCTGACCGCCGGACAGCTCCGCGGGCCGGTGCTCGAGCCGGTCGCTCAGACCGACCCGCGCGACCAGCTTGTCCAGCCAGGCCGCGTCGGGCGCCCGCCCGGCCAGCCGCAGCGGCAGGGTGATGTTGTCGAGCAGGCTCAGCGACGGCACCAGGTTGTAGGCCTGGAAGACGAAGCCGATGCGGTCGCGCCGCAGCTCGGTGCGGCTGTTCTCGTCGAGGCGGCCGATGTCGGCACCGTCCACGACCACCGTGCCGCCGGTCGGTGTGTCCAGCCCGGCCGCGCAGTGCATCAGGGTGCTCTTGCCGGATCCCGACGGTCCCATCACCGCCAGGAAAGTGCCTTCCGGCACGCTCAGCGAGACGTCGCGCAGTGCGCGGATCTCCCCGTACGACTTGCTGACGTGGGTCAGTTCGACCGCGTTCACCGGGTACGCCGCACGTACGGCACGACGAGCGCGACGATGCACGCCACGGTCACGATGCCGAGCACCAGGTGCACGACGAGTGATGCCCCGCGCAGCGACACGATCACGTTGCCGACCGCGCAGAGGATCAGCAGCGCCCAGACGGCCGTCCGGCGCGGGGAAGGGGTGTTCTGTTCGGTCATGGCGGGCTCCTCTGACGGGCGTTTCCGGTCCCTTCCGACGCTAGGGATCGACGGGCCCCGAACCGATCCCGCGCGCTGCCCGGCCGGGGTACAGCAGGCTGTACTTTCTGCCCCGGGCCCTGCCGCGGGTGGCGGTCGCGCTCTAGGGTCAGCTGCCATGGAGGCGAAACGACTGCGAGAGGCGCGGGCCACCGCGTGGCGTGCCTTCGTCGAGCTGCTCGGCGGTCTGGGCACCGCCTGCCTCGCTCTGGCCGTGCTGGCCTGGCTCGTCCTCGTGGCCCTGACCAGTGTGATCGGAATCGGACTGCTGCTGGCGCCCTCGGCGCTGCGCCTCCTGCACGCGGTCGCGGACGTGGAACGCCGCCGGCTCTCCCGGCGTGGTGCCGAGGTGCTCGCCCCCGGCCCGCTGCCGACGGCACTGCGCGAGGCCGCGGCCGATCCGGCGACCCGCCGTGAGGTGCTCTGGGTGGCCGCGCACGCGACAGGTGGCCTCCTCCTCGGGGTGATCGGCATCCAGTTGCCCGCCTGGGCCCTGCGCGACTTCACCTTCCCGCTCTGGTGGCGGATGGTCCCCGAGGGTGACGCGACACCGGGCATCGGCCTCTGGACCGTGCACGACTGGCCCGGTGTCGCCACGGTCACCCTGCTCGGTGTCGTCTGGGCCGTGATGACCGTGGGCCTGGCTCCCGGCATGGCCCGCCTGCAGAGCAGCTGGGGCCGGCGGCTGCTGGCACCCGGCCCGGAGACGGACCTCTCCCTGCGCATCGCCGAGCTGACCTCGACCCGAGCCGCCGCGCTCGACGCCCACGCCGTCGAGCTGCGCCGCATCGAGCGGTCCCTGCACGACGGCACCCAGAACCGCCTCGTCGCCACGACCGTGCTCCTCGGCGCCGCCCGTCGCATGCTGACCCGCGACCCGGCCGAGGCCGAGGTGCTCCTCGAACGCGCTCAGGGCGCCGCCGAGCAGGCCCTCGCCGAGCTGCGTGCGGTGGCCCGCGGCATCCTCCCGCCGGTGCTCGCCGACCGCGGTCTGGCCGGTGCGCTGAGCGGGCTGGCCTCCGGATCTCCCGTCCCGTGCCAGGTGGAGGTCGACGTGCCCGCCCGGCTGGCCGCCTCGGTCGAGTCCACCGCCTACTTCGTCGTGGCCGAGGCGCTCACCAACGTGGCCAAGCACAGCGGCGCGACCCACGTGGAGGTCGACGTGCGGAGCCGGGGTCCCCGGTTGCACGTGCGGATCACCGACGACGGCCGCGGCGGCGCCGACGAGGACGGCGGCTCGGGACTCGTCGGCATCCGCCGCCGGGTGCAGGCGCTCGACGGCACCCTGACCTTGACCAGCCCGCCCGGCGGGCCGACAACCCTGGAAGTGGAGCTGCCGTGCGGATCGTGATCGCCGAGGACGACGCGTTGCTGCGGGAGGGCCTGGCGCTGCTGCTGCGCGCCGAGTCCCTGGACGTGGTGGCGACCGCCGGGAACCCGGAGGAGTTCCTCGCAGCCGTCGACAAGCACAGTCCGGACGTCGCGATCGTCGACGTGCGGATGCCACCGACACACTCGGACGAGGGGATCGTGGCGGCCGTCGAGGCCCGGCGGCGGCAGCCCGGGCTGGCGGTTCTGGTGCTCTCCGCGTACGTGGAGCAGATGTTCGCGACCGAGCTCCTGGCCGGCGGGGCCCGGGGTCTGGGTTATCTGCTGAAGGAGCGGGTCGGCCGGGTCGAGGAGTTCCTCGGGGCCCTGCACCGCGTGGCCGAGGGCGGCACGGCGGTCGACCCCGAGGTGGTCGCGCAGCTCTTCGCGCGGACCCGACCGGACGAGCGCCTCGACCGCCTCAGCGCCCGGGAGCGCGAGGTGCTGGCGCTGATGGCCGAAGGGCTCGGCAACACCGCCATCGCCGAGCGGCTCTTCGTCACCGAGGGTGCCGTGCACAAACACATCCGGGCGATCTTCTCCAAGCTGGACCTGGCCCCGGACGACCGCAACGACCGGCGGGTCGCCGCGGTGCTGCGCTACCTCGACGGCCGGGACCGGGCCGCCTGAGCCACCCGGTCCCGTCTGCCGTCAGGCGTTCTGCTCGTCGCGCCAGGCCAGCCAGCGCTTCAGCGGTTCCAGGTCGTAATCGGGACCGCCGGCGTTGAGGGTGAGCAGCGAGACACCCTTGGCCACCATCGCGGCGCCGGCCACGGCCGGGTCGCTCGCGCCGTCGACACCGGCCGAGACCTCGATCTCGCCGGCGTCGCGGCCCACGTCGGCGCAGTGCTGCCGCAGGATGCCGAGCTTGCGCTCGACGGTCTCCGCGTCGCCGAAGCTGTGCCACACGTCCGCGTGCTGGGCGACCAGCCGCAGCGTCTTCTTCTCGCCGCCGCCACCGATCAGCACCGGGATCTTCCGCGTCGGCGGCGGGTTCAGCTTGGCCCACCGCGACTCGATCCGCGGCAGTGCCTGCGCGAGGTCGGCCAGCCGGCTGCCGGGCGTGCCGAACTCGTAGCCGTACTCGTCGTAGTCCTTCTCGAACCAGCCGGCACCGATGCCGAGGATGAGCCGCCCGTCGCTGATGTGGTCGACGGTGCGGGCCATGTCCGCGAGCAGCTCGGGATTGCGGTAGCTGTTACAGGTGACCAGCGCGCCGATCTCCACGCGGGAGGTCGCCTCGGCCCAGGCCCCGAGCATGGTCCAGCACTCGTAGTGCAGGCCGTCCGGGTCGCCGTACAGCGGATAGAAGTGGTCCCAGTTGAACAGGATGTCCACGCCGAGCTCCTCGGCCTGCGCGGCCGCGCGGCGGATGGAGGCGTAACTGGCGTGCTGTGGCTGGATCTGCAAGCCGATCCGTACGGGCCTGGAAGTCATGACCTCCAGCCTAGTTTCCGCACGTCTTGTCGATGCTCTTGGCGGCGGTCTGGAAGTCCTTCTTGAGGAAGGCCAGTGCGTCCGACTTCTTCGCACCGGCGGCGACCTTGGCCCCGGTGTCCTCGATCGTCTTCTTCAGCTCGGGGTCGACGGCCTTGTCCGCCTCGGCCGCGATCTTCTTGCCCATGGACGCGAAGGTGGTCTGGAGGTTCTTGTTGCGCTTGCTCTGGCTCCAGCTCTCGTCGATCGACTTCACCGAGTCGTCGGCGATCTTCACGCTGCCGTCGATCATGACCTTGGTGACCGACGTGCAGACCTCCTTGGTGTTGGCCTTGACGTCGACGGTCGGCGTGGGCGAGGCCGTGGTGGTCGCCGCCGAGGTGGCCGGGGCAGCACCGCTGCCGGTGCTGGCGGGCTCGGCCGGCTGGCAGGCGGAGAGCAGGGCGGCAAAAGCCACAAAAGCGATGGACAGGCCGGCGGTACGAATGGTGCGCATGAAGTGTTCCCCCGTTGGGTCATTGATGACGGCGGAAGTGTAGAAAAGCCGGGCCAGTCACCAGGTGTGATCTTCGGCTCCGGCGTTTCTCAAGGTCAGCACAGGTTCGTATCGCAGGATGGTCACCATGCGTAGACGGACTCTGATCGTGGGACTTGCCGCGACCGCCGGGACCGGGGCGCTCGCCGCTTGTTCGGCGGAGACGGCAACGGCCCCCACCGCCACCCCTTCCTCGGCCGTGCCCATCCTGGCCTCGACCACCGCGTCGTCGCTGCCCCCGCAGGACGTGTCGGCGCCCTACACGCCGCCACCGGGCCGTGCGCCCGGGCGTGCGCACGCGGTGGGCCGGCAGGTGCTGCAGTTCCAGCGCGAGGACCGCTCGTTGCCGACCACCGTCTGGTATCCCGCGGAGGGGCCGGTGCCCGCCACCCCGGAGCCGGCCGACGACGCGGCGCCGGCCCGCGGGCGCTTCCCGCTCGTGCTGTTCAGCCACGGCCTCACCGCACAGCCGGGCGACTACGCCGCGATGCTGGCCCGCTGGGCCCAGGCCGGGTTTGTCGTCGCCGGCCCGACCTACCCCCGGACCTCGTACGGCGCCGCCGACTTCTACGCGCTCGACATCGTCAACCAGCCCGCCGACGCCTCCTTTGTCATCGACTCGCTGCTGGCCACGACCGGTCCGCTCCGCGCGATCATCGACACGGACCGGATCGCCGCCGCCGGTCACTCGGCCGGGGGAATCACCACGGCCGGGTTGTTCAGTGCACATCGTGACGAGCGTCTCAAGGCGGGCATGGTGCTCGCCGGCACCGACTTCCAGGGCGCGGCTTTCACCGGCCCTCCGGCGGCGATGCTCTTCGTCCACGGGCGTAAGGACAACACCGTCGCGTACCGCGCGGGGCACGCGGTTTTTGCGGCTGTTCCCTGGTCACGCGCGATGCTCACGATCACCGACGGGGGACACGTCACCGGTGCGGCCGACTTCGAGGCCACCACCGGTACATCGACGGAGTTCTTCCGCTGGGCGCTCTACGGGGACGCGGCTGCGAAGGCGCGCCTGCCACAGGCGGCGGCGACGGGTGAAGTCGCCACGCTGGAGAGCGGACTCTGAGAGGCAGTGCTGGATCATCATGACTAATCTGTTTACGGTGACTTCCCCTACGCCTCCCCGCGGCCGCAACAAGTTCGCCAGCGCCGGATCACTGCTGATCTGTGGACTGCTGGCGGGCGTCGTGGTCGCCGCTGCCTCGTTCCCCGCCGTCGCCATGTCAGGGCTGGCGGCCAAGGCCGGGTCGGAGACGTTCGCGGAACTGCCGAGCGAGCTGGAGCAGCAGACCGCCCCGCAGGTCACGCGAGTCTTCGCCTCGGACAACAAGACCCAGATCGCCGTCATGTACGACGAGTTCCGCAGCGACGTCCCGCTCAAGGACATCTCGGTCAACATGCAGAACGCGATCGTCTCCGCCGAGGACCACCAGTTCTACAAGCACAACGGTGTCGACCTCAAGGGTGTCGCCCGCGCGTTCGTCAACAACAAGAACGGCGGCGGCAAGCAGGGCGCGTCGACGCTGACGATGCAGCTGGTCCGGATGACCCTGGCGTACTCCGCGAAGACGCCGCAGGAGGCCGTCGACGCCACCAAGGACACCCCGGAACGCAAGCTCTCCGAGATGAAGTACGCGCTGCAGCTCGAGAAGGAGCTCAACAAGCAGCAGATCCTCGAGCGCTACCTGAACATCGCGCCGTTCGGCAACGGCGCCTACGGTGTCTACGCCGGCAGCCAGGTCTACTTCGGCAAGAAGCCCAAGGACCTCACGGTGCCCGAGGCGGCGCTGCTCGCCGGCATGGTGAAGGCGCCGACGTCGTTCGACCCGACCACGCCGAGCGGCTACCCGCAGGCGCTGGACCGGCGCAACTACATCATCGACAACATGCGGGACCTCGGGTACGTCACGCCCGAGGAGGCGACCAAGGCCAAGACGGTCAAGCTCGGCAAGACGACCAACCGGCCCGGCAACGGCTGCGTCTCGGTCGCGAAGAACAACTGGGGCTTCTTCTGCGACTACTTCTACCGCTGGTGGCTGACGCAGGAGGCCTTCGGCAAGACCACGTACGACCGTGAGCGCCAGCTCAAGACCGGTGGGTACCGCGTCGTCACCTCGCTCGACGTGAAGGCGCAGAGCTCGGCGCGCAAGGAGATCACCAAGCTCATCAAGGACTCCGACCGCAACGCGCTGCTGCTGGCCGGTGTCGAGCCCGGCTCCGGCAAGGTCCGCTCGCTGGCCGCGAACCGCAAGTACAAGCTGGACAGCGCGACCGACCCAAAGAACAAGCTCTCCTCGGACCCGCAGAAGGCCGCGAAGGGCATCCGCGGCACCTACCCGAACACCACCAACCCGATCATCACGGGCGGCGGCGACATCACGGGGTACCAGGCCGGCTCGGTGTTCAAGATGTTCACCATGGTCGCGGCCCTGGAGAACGGCATGGAGCTGGACTACACGATCAACTCCCAGGCGCGGTACAAGTCGGGCTACATCATCGACCCGAGCTCCGACGCGGCCTGCCCCGGCACGCACTTCTACTGCCCGAGCAACGCCTCCAAGAGCGAGGTCGGCAACTTCAACATGTGGACCGGCTTCGGCAGCTCGGTCAACACGTACTTCGTCCCGCTGCAGGAGCAGGTCGGCGCGGAGAAGGTCGTCGACGTCGCGAAGCGGTTCGGGGTCAAGTTCCGGGCGAGTTCCGACGCCAAGATCGCCGACGACGAGGCCTCCGCGCACCAGTGGGGCGCGTTCACGCTGGGCGTCTCCGCGTCCACCCCGCTGGACATCGCCAACGCGTACGCCACGCTCGCCGGTGACGGCATGTACTGCGTGCCCACGCCGATCCAGCAGATCTACACGCAGGACGGCAAGAAGAGCGACATCGGCCAGCCCAAGTGCACCCGGGCGACCAGCAAGGACGTCGCCCGCAAGGCGCTCGACGCGGCCCGCTGCCCGGTCGGTGACCAGGCTCAGCTCGGCAACTGCTCCGGCGCCACCGAGCGCAACGCCCGCAGCGTGGTCGGTCACCCGATCTTCGGCAAGACCGGCACCACCGACGCCGACAAGACCGCGGCCCTGGTGGTCGGCACCCAGCACCTGGTGGTCGCCGGTTACCTGGTCAACCCCGACTGGGCCGGGCACCCGGACCGCATGTCGCACGGCATCGTGAACCCGGCGGTCTACCGCACGGTCGCGGACTACATGGAGGGCCGCCCGAAGGAAGAGTTCAAGAAGCCCAACGACTGACCCTCACGCCGGCCGGTAGGCGACTTCCGGCCGGCCAGGGCCGCCGTACCGCGGGCTGCGGATGACGCGGCCCGCGTCGGCGAGATGTTCGAGGTAACGCCGCGCGGTCACCCGGGACGCGCCGATCCGCGCGGCGACCTCGGCGGCGGACAGGCCTTCCGGCCCGGTCACCGCCCGCAGCGCCCCCAGGACCAGGTCGAGGGTCCGCGTGTCGAGGCCCTTGGGCAGCGAATCCACCGGTGCGCCGCGCAGCGTGGCGAAGGCACGGTCGATCTCGTGCTGCGCCGCCACCTCACCGCCTTCGACGAGCTGCCGGCGATATTCCGCGTACCGGTCGAGCTTGTCGCGGAACGCCGCGAACGTGAACGGTTTGAGCAGGTAGTGCGTCACCCCGAGGGCCACCGCGGCGCGGACCATGGCGATGTCGCGGGCCGACGTCACGGCCAGCACGTCCGTCCCGCTACCCGCCGCCCGCAGCGCCCGCGCGATCTCCAGCCCGTGCTTGTCCGGCAGGTTCAGGTCGAGCAGCACCAGGTCGACCGCACCGGCACGCAGGGCGGTCATCGCGTCCCGGGCCGTGTGCGCCACACCCACCACCGCAAAACCCGGGACCTTCTCCGTGTACGCCTTGTGCGCCTCGGCGATCAGCGGCTCGTCCTCGACCACCAGCACCCGGATCGCGCTCACGACGGCACCGGCAGCCGTACGGTCAGGACCGCGCCGCCGCCCGTGGCCGGGGTGACCTCGTAGCTGCCGCCGTACCGTTCGGTGACCTGTCTGACCAGGGCGAGCCCGATGCCGTGGCCGGGACCCTTGGTGGTCCAGCCGCGGGTGAACGCGGAGGCGGCCTGCTCGGGTGTCATGCCCGGCCCGGTGTCGGCCACCCGGACCAGCACCTCGTTGTCATCCTGCCGCACCAGCACGCTGACCCGGCGCGGTGGTGGCGCGGCCGCGACCGCCTCGAGCGCGTTGTCGACCAGGTTGCCGACCACGGTGAGCAGGTCACGGCTCGGGAGCGCCTCTCCGTCGACGCGTGACAGCTCGTCCACCGACAGCTCGACGCCGCGCTCGCCGGCCTGCGCCGACTTGCCCAGCAGCAGGGCGGCCAGGGCGGGCTCGGTCAGGGCGCCGACGACCTGGTCGGTCAGCTGCTGCGCGAGGGCCAGCTCGTCGGTCGCGAGCCGGATCGCGTCCTCGGTGCGGCCGAGCTCGACCATCGTCAGGACGGTGTGCAGGCGGTTGGCGGCCTCGTGCGCCTGGGCCTGCAGCGCCTCGGTGAGGCCGCGGACGGAGTCGAGCTCGCCGGTCAGCGCCCGCAGCTCGGTGTGGTCCCGCAGCGTCAGCACGGTGCCGAGCGTACGGCCCTCGAAGCGGGTCTCCCGCTGGCTCGCCACGAGCACCCGGTCCCCGGCCAGGACGGGCTCGTCGACGGTCGACCGGCGCGAGGTGAGCAGCGCCGCGGCCTCCGCCGGCAGGTCCAGTTCGTCGACACCGCGGTCCACCGGTGTGTCCTCGCTCAGCCCGAGCAGACGCCGCCCCTCGTCGTTCATCAGCGCCACCCGCCCGTCGCGGTCGACCACGACCAGACCTTCCCGGACGGCGTGCAGCACCGCGTCGTAGTACTCGTACATCCGGGTCATCTCGGACGGCCCGAGACCGTGGGTCTGCCGGCGCAGACGGCGGCTGAGCAGCCACGCTCCGGCCGCGGCGAGCAGCAGCGCGGCCGTCGTGCCCGCCGCCACCGCCGGCGCCTGGTGCAGCAGCTTGCGGTTGATGGCCTCGACGGTGATGCCGACCGACACCAGCCCGACGATGCTGCCGTCGCCCGCCCGCACAGGGACGACCGTGCGGACGGACTCGCCGAGGCTGCCGCGGTACTGCTCGACGACCGTCCCACCGGCCAGCGCGCCGGCCACGGTGCCTGCGAACGGCTGCCCGATCAGGTCCGGGATGGGATGTGTGTACCGCGTCCGGTCGGGTGCCATGACAACGATGAAGTCGGTCTCGGTCGCGTCCCGGACCGATTCCGCGTACGGCTGCAGCAGCGCGGACGGATCACTCGACCGCAGCGCCTCGACGACGACGGGGGAGAGGGCGATCGTCTCGGCCACGGCGGTCACCTCCTCGACGGCGGCGTCGTGCCCGTCGCTCCGGGCGAGCAGGACCGCGCCGGCTGTCCCGCTGGCGACGAGCAGCGTCACGACCAGCACCTGGAGGGCGAACAGCTCCCCGGCGATACTCCAGCGTCGTGTCATCGAATGGTTTCCAGTCGTGGTCGCGGTGGTGAACAGAATGAACGTAATAGTGCTTGTCGGTGAGACCCGGGCCACAGTCTGCGGCATGGACAGCCAGAGCTCCGCCCCGCCGGCCCCGGCTTCTCCGGCCAAGCGGGACCGCACCCACTACCTGTATCTGGCGGTGATCGTCGCCGTCATCCTCGGCATCGCCGTCGGTTTCCTCGTCCCGGACTTCGCGGTCGAGTTGCGCCCGATCGGTACGGGCTTCGTCAACCTGATCAAGATGATGATCAGCCCGGTCATCTTCTGCACGATCGTGCTGGGTGTCGGCTCGGTCCGCCAGGCCGCCAAGGTCGGCCGCGTCGGTGGTCTGGCGCTCGGCTACTTCCTGCTGATGTCGACGGTCGCGCTCGCGATCGGCCTGGTCGTCGGCAACATCATCCACCCCGGCGCCGGTCTCGACCTGGGCCCGGCCGTCGCGGAGGCCGGCCAGAAGGCGGCCGGTGACACGGCCGCCGAGAGCACCGCGGACTTCATCCTCGGCATCATCCCGACGAGCCTGCTCTCGGCCCTGACCGAGGGAGAGGTGCTGCAGACGCTGCTCGTGGCGCTCCTGGTCGGCTTCGCCGTCCAGGCCATGGGCTCGCGCGGCGAACCCGTGCTCCGCGCGGTCGGCGTCATCCAGCGCCTCGTCTTCAAGATCCTCGCCATGATCATGTGGCTGGCCCCGATCGGCGCGTTCGGCGCGATGGCGGCGGTCGTCGGCGCCACCGGTGTCGACGCCCTGAAGAGCCTCGCGCAGATCATGCTGGGTTTCTACGCCACCTGCGCGCTGTTCGTCTTCGTGGTGCTCGGCGTGCTGCTCTGGCTCGTCGCCCGCATCAACATCTTCAGCCTGCTGCGCTACCTCGGCCGCGAGTTCCTCCTGATCGTGTCCACGTCGTCGTCGGAGTCGGCGCTGCCGCGCCTCATCGCGAAGATGGAACACTTCGGTGTCAGCAAACCCGTTGTCGGCATCACCGTCCCGACCGGGTACTCGTTCAACCTCGACGGCACGGCGATCTACCTGACGATGGCGTCGCTCTTCGTCGCCCAGGCGATGGGTCAGCCCCTGTCGGTGAGCGAGCAGATCTCCCTGCTCGTCTTCATGATCGTCGCCTCGAAGGGTGCCGCCGGTGTCACCGGCGCCGGCCTGGCCACCCTGGCCGGCGGCCTGCAGAGTCACCGCCCGGAACTCCTCGACGGTGTCGGTCTCATCGTCGGCATCGACCGTTTCATGTCGGAGGCCCGCGCCCTGACGAACTTCGCCGGCAACGCCGTCGCCACGGTCCTGATCGGCACCTGGACCCGCGAGTTCGACCGTGAACGCGCGGCGCTGGTCCTCGCCGGCGGCGACCCCTTCGACGAGACGACGATGCTCGACCACGACAGCGACCCCACCGACCAACCGGCCGCGGTGACAGATCCCGTCCCGGCCGCCCCGAAAGCACCCTGAGGTTCCCCGCCACCCCGTCGCACGGCGGGGTGGCGGCAACTCTTCGGTGCGCCGCCACCTGAACGTTCCACAGCGGACACACACCGAGCACCGTCGATCTCTTACATTGCCCACGGTCTATCCAAACGGAACGTGGGAGCTCACATGCTCGGTAAGGGCAGGATCGCGGCCGCGCTCGCTCTGGCGCTGGTCTCCGCCGGCTTCACCGCCCCGGCACCCGCCGCAGCCGCGGTCAGCCGGTCCGAACTGGCGCTACGCTGGGCGCCGATCCACTACCAGGACGTCGACGCCACCGGCAGCCACGCCCTCGGCGGCAAGTCCGACTACATCACCCGCATCGACTTCGACGGCGACCTCAACGGCCGCAACAACTGGGACCGCGCAGCCCAGTCCGGCGTCTCCTTCTCCGCAGCGGCGTACTACTCCGTCGCGGAGACCAGCACCCACTGGTTCGTCACCTACTTCTTCTTCCACCCCCGCGACTGGGTCGACCACCCCTTCTTCGAAACCGAGCACGAAAACGACGGAGAAGGCGTCCAGCTCGCCATCGAGAAGAACGGCTCCACGTACGGGGTGCTGCGCTCGGCGGTGACGGTCGCCCACACGAGCTTCTACTCCTACACCCCGTCCGGCAGCACCTGGACGAACGGCCGCGAAACCATCGACGGCACCCTCCAGCTCCAGTCGTCACCCCACGACGACTTCCAGCACCCGGTCACCGCCCAGGAAACCCAGGGCCACGGCCTCAAGGCCTACCCCCAGTACAAAATCAACGGCGACGGCATCGTCTACTACCCGGCCGCCGAGGGCGAGACCCCGTCCAGCACCAACGACCGCGACGTCAAGTACGAACTCATCGACATCTTCACCGCCGGCGGCATGTGGTCCCAGCGCGCCAACACAAACCTCTTCGCCTCCCTGGGCACCTTCGCCGGCGACACCTCCGGCGACTGCGGCGTAGGCACCTACTCCTGCGGCACGAACTCCGCCAACGCCCCCTGGGGCT
Protein-coding regions in this window:
- a CDS encoding cation:dicarboxylate symporter family transporter; its protein translation is MDSQSSAPPAPASPAKRDRTHYLYLAVIVAVILGIAVGFLVPDFAVELRPIGTGFVNLIKMMISPVIFCTIVLGVGSVRQAAKVGRVGGLALGYFLLMSTVALAIGLVVGNIIHPGAGLDLGPAVAEAGQKAAGDTAAESTADFILGIIPTSLLSALTEGEVLQTLLVALLVGFAVQAMGSRGEPVLRAVGVIQRLVFKILAMIMWLAPIGAFGAMAAVVGATGVDALKSLAQIMLGFYATCALFVFVVLGVLLWLVARINIFSLLRYLGREFLLIVSTSSSESALPRLIAKMEHFGVSKPVVGITVPTGYSFNLDGTAIYLTMASLFVAQAMGQPLSVSEQISLLVFMIVASKGAAGVTGAGLATLAGGLQSHRPELLDGVGLIVGIDRFMSEARALTNFAGNAVATVLIGTWTREFDRERAALVLAGGDPFDETTMLDHDSDPTDQPAAVTDPVPAAPKAP